Proteins from a genomic interval of Verrucomicrobiota bacterium:
- a CDS encoding alpha/beta hydrolase, translating into MNPLIKISSLLFAFTLLATAQPFSNEMGGGLSPDDTIVYKKVSGEVTELKLHLFYPEGYDSVRSYPGIVLFFGGGWNGGTPAHFYVHAKYLASRGMIVICPDYRTKTSHGALPYQCVEDGKAAMRYVRSHAKELGLDPRRIAAGGGSAGGHVAAATATLERFDAGNNLDVSPVPDALVLFNPVYDNGPDGYGYERVKDYWEFFSPMNNLKAEGPPAIVFFGDSDKLVPVSTAEEYQRRMHELGLRSELHVFANQSHGFFNWGNDKSPDKEIVVSTFTAMDTFLASLGFLEGEPTAVEWVAAHR; encoded by the coding sequence ATGAATCCTCTGATAAAAATTAGTAGTTTGTTATTCGCTTTCACTCTTTTGGCGACTGCTCAACCCTTCAGCAATGAGATGGGCGGCGGACTATCTCCAGACGATACGATTGTGTATAAAAAGGTTTCTGGTGAAGTGACTGAGTTGAAGCTCCATTTATTCTATCCCGAGGGATATGATTCGGTTAGGAGTTATCCGGGGATCGTATTGTTCTTTGGTGGAGGTTGGAACGGTGGTACTCCTGCTCATTTTTATGTTCATGCCAAATATCTGGCCTCTCGAGGCATGATTGTCATTTGCCCGGATTACCGTACCAAGACGAGTCACGGAGCTTTGCCGTATCAGTGTGTGGAGGATGGAAAGGCTGCTATGCGTTATGTGCGCAGCCATGCCAAAGAGCTTGGGCTCGATCCCCGGCGTATTGCAGCCGGAGGAGGTTCTGCGGGTGGACATGTCGCCGCGGCGACTGCTACTCTGGAGCGTTTTGATGCAGGTAATAATCTCGACGTCAGTCCTGTGCCTGATGCGCTGGTTTTGTTTAACCCTGTTTATGACAACGGTCCCGATGGTTATGGCTATGAAAGGGTCAAAGATTATTGGGAATTCTTTTCACCGATGAACAATCTGAAAGCGGAAGGTCCGCCCGCTATCGTTTTCTTTGGCGATAGTGATAAATTGGTTCCGGTATCCACTGCTGAGGAGTATCAAAGGCGCATGCATGAGCTTGGTCTGCGTAGTGAACTGCACGTATTCGCAAATCAGAGCCACGGTTTTTTCAATTGGGGAAATGATAAGTCTCCGGACAAGGAGATCGTTGTATCCACCTTCACCGCTATGGACACCTTTCTTGCCTCATTGGGTTTTCTCGAAGGGGAGCCGACCGCAGTTGAATGGGTGGCTGCGCACCGGTAG
- a CDS encoding FAD-binding protein, with amino-acid sequence MDQEITFKTVDVILSLDCSENEEEWKKEAALALGVEVEEIADIRLRKHSIDARQKIIKIQLRLEVSLEGPLPPDPELKPQYKKISDVARKIIIVGCGPAGMFAALRSIELGFKPIILERGKDASSRRFDLAPLLREGRVIEDSNYCFGEGGAGTFSDGKLYTRATKRGPVRTIYETLVAHGAPNRILTDAHPHIGSNLLPNVVMAMRKTILKMGGEVHFERRVVGLLKSADGVQIYGVQTSSGEAFTGEAVILATGHSARDIYQLLHKENILIEQTPFAVGVRIEHPQSLIDSMQYHFPRETDRPLILPAARYQLATKIDGRGVHSFCMCPGGFIVPAATENDEVVVNGMSLARRDSPFANSGIVVTVEPEDTAEFQKEHGVLAGVAFQKALEVLASKAGGGKQQAPGQRVTDFLKNRLSKDLPDTSYRPGIVSAPLHQMMPRFITKRMQRGLTQFGKSKPGYITAEANLLGFETRTSSPVRIPRVHQTCEHVELKRLYPCGEGAGYAGGIVSAALDGIRCAESAGSNVS; translated from the coding sequence ATGGATCAGGAGATCACATTTAAAACCGTCGATGTCATTCTGTCGCTAGATTGTTCCGAGAACGAAGAGGAATGGAAAAAAGAGGCCGCCCTGGCATTGGGCGTAGAGGTAGAAGAAATTGCCGACATTCGATTGAGAAAGCATTCCATTGATGCTCGGCAGAAGATCATCAAAATTCAGTTACGCCTCGAGGTTTCGTTGGAAGGACCATTGCCGCCCGATCCGGAATTGAAACCTCAATACAAAAAGATTTCGGATGTTGCACGGAAGATTATCATTGTTGGCTGTGGCCCTGCCGGAATGTTTGCAGCGCTTCGATCCATTGAATTAGGATTCAAACCTATCATTCTCGAACGTGGGAAAGACGCCTCGAGTCGACGGTTCGACCTGGCTCCTTTGCTGCGTGAAGGTCGAGTCATCGAGGATTCCAATTACTGCTTCGGCGAGGGAGGTGCTGGAACCTTTTCTGATGGAAAATTGTATACGCGTGCGACCAAACGTGGACCCGTTCGCACTATTTATGAAACATTGGTAGCGCATGGAGCTCCCAACCGCATATTAACGGATGCGCATCCGCATATTGGATCCAATCTTCTCCCCAATGTGGTTATGGCTATGCGCAAAACCATCCTTAAAATGGGTGGTGAGGTTCATTTTGAAAGGCGTGTAGTAGGTCTACTTAAGTCGGCCGATGGTGTTCAGATTTACGGAGTCCAGACTTCGAGCGGCGAAGCGTTTACTGGTGAAGCAGTTATTCTGGCAACCGGTCACAGTGCTCGAGATATTTATCAGCTTCTGCACAAGGAAAATATTCTAATCGAGCAGACTCCCTTTGCGGTAGGGGTTCGCATTGAGCATCCCCAGTCGTTGATTGATAGCATGCAATATCATTTTCCCCGGGAGACAGACCGTCCTTTGATTTTGCCTGCGGCTCGATACCAGTTGGCTACGAAGATCGATGGCCGTGGTGTGCACTCATTTTGTATGTGTCCCGGAGGATTTATTGTTCCTGCAGCAACGGAAAATGATGAGGTAGTTGTGAATGGAATGTCCCTGGCTCGACGCGATTCACCCTTTGCTAATAGTGGAATTGTTGTGACGGTGGAGCCCGAAGACACAGCTGAATTTCAAAAGGAACACGGGGTGTTAGCAGGAGTGGCTTTTCAAAAAGCACTGGAAGTGCTTGCTTCGAAAGCAGGTGGAGGAAAACAGCAGGCTCCTGGACAACGAGTGACAGATTTTTTGAAAAACCGATTATCAAAGGATTTGCCGGATACCAGTTACCGTCCTGGAATTGTGTCCGCTCCGCTGCATCAAATGATGCCCCGATTTATTACCAAACGAATGCAGCGTGGTCTCACTCAATTTGGAAAATCCAAACCCGGATATATAACTGCTGAAGCAAACTTGCTTGGCTTTGAAACTCGAACCAGCTCGCCGGTTCGGATTCCTAGAGTCCACCAGACTTGTGAGCACGTTGAACTAAAGCGCCTGTATCCGTGTGGCGAGGGAGCCGGTTATGCCGGCGGAATTGTGTCGGCAGCTTTGGATGGAATCCGTTGTGCAGAATCCGCTGGTTCGAATGTGAGTTGA
- a CDS encoding prolyl oligopeptidase family serine peptidase, which yields MKLFTHSRFTRIALLTAFILGSLLNADAQNRWSRKAKETYYPSSIDNSEQPSLVYAPKADKGDRPLLVALHTWSDDFTQEGGQPLFGDWCIQNDWFMIHPNFRGKNRTPNALGSELAVADIVSAVDYMKSQYNVDENRIYLVGVSGGGHMSLLMAGRHPEIWAGVSAWCGITDIQAWWEQKSAFGPERYASEIEKACGGKPGIDLEATRQARARSPLSYLENAGSVNLDINHGIDDGRKGSVPFTHSLNAFNLVVPESDRFSKEEIKVFYDTQKAPAGLQSDNLNDPIYGKNKPVFRKSTATSRITLFKGGHEIVHEAALNWLSLQTKGKPAVWKVTEHIKIR from the coding sequence ATGAAATTATTTACCCATTCCAGATTCACAAGGATTGCGCTCCTAACAGCTTTTATACTCGGTTCATTGTTAAACGCTGATGCTCAAAACAGATGGTCCCGAAAAGCGAAAGAGACTTACTACCCATCCAGCATCGATAATTCGGAACAACCAAGCTTGGTATATGCACCTAAAGCCGATAAGGGGGACCGGCCTCTGCTGGTAGCCCTGCACACCTGGTCTGATGATTTCACACAAGAAGGTGGACAACCCCTATTCGGAGATTGGTGTATCCAAAACGACTGGTTCATGATCCATCCCAATTTCCGTGGTAAAAATCGCACGCCCAATGCCCTGGGCTCGGAACTCGCTGTAGCGGATATAGTTAGTGCGGTGGATTACATGAAATCACAATACAACGTGGACGAGAACCGAATCTACCTCGTCGGCGTTTCCGGAGGTGGGCACATGTCACTTCTCATGGCAGGTCGTCATCCAGAGATTTGGGCCGGTGTCTCTGCCTGGTGCGGCATTACGGACATTCAGGCTTGGTGGGAGCAAAAGTCGGCTTTTGGCCCAGAGCGCTACGCATCTGAGATCGAGAAAGCCTGTGGCGGAAAACCCGGAATAGACCTGGAGGCGACCCGACAAGCGCGTGCACGTTCTCCTCTTTCCTATTTGGAAAATGCTGGTTCGGTGAACCTCGATATCAATCACGGGATCGACGACGGTCGGAAAGGGAGTGTCCCTTTTACGCATTCGTTGAACGCATTCAATTTGGTGGTCCCGGAGTCGGATCGATTTAGCAAAGAGGAAATCAAGGTTTTCTATGACACCCAAAAAGCTCCTGCCGGACTACAAAGCGACAATTTAAATGATCCCATCTATGGAAAGAATAAGCCTGTTTTTCGTAAATCCACAGCCACCTCCCGGATCACACTTTTCAAGGGAGGTCACGAAATCGTTCACGAGGCGGCACTCAACTGGTTGAGCCTGCAAACAAAAGGTAAACCGGCCGTTTGGAAAGTCACAGAGCACATTAAAATAAGGTAA